In the genome of Saccharomonospora viridis DSM 43017, one region contains:
- a CDS encoding ABC transporter substrate-binding protein, translated as MRFRPRVLVTTLLTVVLAALPAACALPQGFQDNDSTEDEVRLVQQPWEDLIVENEIVSQVLSRLGYRARVHELSVPLGAQALANGQADAYLGNWWPSQRPVYQQYLREGRIEVASTMVTGAQYAPVVPDYVVREHGVRSLADLAEKAHLFDHEILGIEPGTPGNQYILDAIRDDSYGLGDWSLVQSSTAAMLSEVERRTSERKPVVFLGWSPHWMNVEWNLHYLDDPQGIWPGSGEIRVVFNEDFAEKNPDIAKFLSQIRIDRDTASDWIHRLSKEKVPAKQIAHEWIRAHPDEVRTWLRGVRTADGEPASAAIP; from the coding sequence ATGCGTTTTCGCCCCCGAGTTCTTGTCACCACCTTGCTGACAGTGGTGCTGGCCGCGCTTCCCGCCGCCTGCGCCCTCCCCCAAGGTTTCCAGGACAACGACTCCACCGAGGATGAGGTGCGGCTCGTACAGCAGCCGTGGGAGGACCTGATCGTCGAGAACGAGATCGTGTCACAGGTGCTGAGCAGGCTCGGCTACCGCGCACGCGTCCACGAACTGTCCGTACCACTGGGCGCGCAGGCCCTCGCGAACGGTCAGGCCGACGCCTATCTCGGCAACTGGTGGCCGAGTCAGCGACCCGTCTACCAACAATATCTGCGCGAGGGGCGGATCGAGGTCGCCAGCACCATGGTGACCGGTGCGCAGTACGCCCCGGTCGTACCGGACTACGTGGTCCGAGAGCACGGCGTACGTTCGTTGGCCGATCTCGCCGAGAAGGCCCACCTGTTCGACCACGAAATACTCGGCATCGAGCCGGGGACCCCCGGTAACCAATACATCCTCGACGCGATCCGCGACGACAGCTACGGACTCGGCGACTGGAGTCTGGTCCAGTCGAGTACGGCCGCGATGCTCAGCGAGGTCGAACGACGCACCAGCGAACGCAAACCCGTCGTGTTCCTCGGCTGGAGCCCGCACTGGATGAACGTGGAGTGGAACCTCCACTACCTGGACGACCCGCAGGGCATCTGGCCGGGTTCGGGGGAGATCCGAGTGGTCTTCAACGAGGACTTCGCCGAGAAGAACCCGGACATAGCGAAGTTCCTCTCACAGATCCGGATCGACCGCGACACCGCATCGGATTGGATCCACCGATTGAGCAAGGAGAAGGTTCCGGCCAAACAGATCGCCCACGAATGGATCCGCGCGCATCCCGACGAGGTGCGGACGTGGCTGCGCGGGGTGCGGACCGCGGACGGCGAACCCGCATCCGCGGCCATCCCCTGA
- a CDS encoding LysR family transcriptional regulator: protein MERKQLEYFLAIAAHGSFTSAAGSLHVSQPSLSYAIRGLEKEIGAPLFRRLGRGVALTPAGEALLPSARRVIQAFARFHTEAQRITQVVSGRLDIMTVTTLAVDPLAPLVGAFRERHPGVELSIVDPENAAAVVSAVRNGECELGLTEHGIAAEGMVVLDLPEQELYAVLPPRTELKPPGPITARQLAALDIVTTPPGTTTRSAVDNVLASAGATTRVAVEVTHRAAIVPLVLAGAGATLLPSRLARDAASRGAVIAPLNPPATRHGVLVFLPTQLSPAAQAFVELVKEWESPARMPRDHNL, encoded by the coding sequence ATGGAGCGGAAGCAGCTGGAATACTTCCTCGCCATCGCGGCACACGGCAGCTTCACCAGCGCCGCCGGTTCCCTACACGTCTCCCAGCCGTCCCTGTCCTACGCCATCCGGGGCCTGGAGAAGGAGATAGGCGCTCCCCTGTTCCGACGCCTCGGCCGCGGCGTCGCGCTCACCCCCGCCGGAGAAGCCCTCCTCCCCTCGGCCCGCCGGGTCATCCAGGCCTTCGCCCGATTCCACACGGAGGCGCAACGGATAACCCAGGTGGTGTCCGGCCGGCTCGACATCATGACGGTGACCACCCTCGCCGTCGACCCCTTGGCACCGCTGGTGGGGGCGTTCCGCGAGCGCCATCCCGGCGTCGAACTGAGTATCGTCGACCCCGAGAACGCCGCCGCGGTCGTCTCCGCCGTCCGCAACGGGGAATGCGAGCTGGGCCTGACCGAGCACGGCATCGCCGCGGAGGGAATGGTGGTGCTCGATCTTCCGGAGCAGGAACTGTACGCCGTTCTGCCACCGAGAACCGAGCTGAAACCACCCGGCCCGATCACCGCCCGACAACTCGCCGCCCTCGACATCGTCACCACGCCACCGGGAACGACGACCCGCAGCGCGGTGGACAACGTCCTCGCCAGCGCGGGGGCGACCACCCGGGTCGCGGTCGAGGTGACCCACCGAGCCGCCATCGTGCCGCTGGTCCTCGCCGGCGCGGGCGCCACCCTGTTACCGAGCCGCCTCGCCCGCGATGCCGCCAGCCGGGGAGCGGTCATCGCACCGTTGAACCCACCGGCGACCCGGCACGGCGTCCTGGTTTTCCTGCCCACCCAGCTCTCCCCCGCGGCACAAGCGTTCGTCGAGCTCGTCAAAGAATGGGAATCCCCAGCACGAATGCCACGGGACCACAACTTATAG
- a CDS encoding VOC family protein: MASEFTELVIDCADPRGLARFWCDVLGYEIRYEDDDAVTIGPPGVHEGEERPGPVPPMSTFLRVPEGKTVKNRLHLDLRPTDRSRDEEVRRLLDLGARHVDVGQGDDVGWVVLADPEGNEFCVLARR, encoded by the coding sequence ATGGCCAGCGAATTCACCGAGCTCGTGATCGACTGTGCCGATCCCCGCGGTCTCGCCCGGTTCTGGTGCGATGTCCTGGGCTACGAGATCCGGTACGAGGACGACGATGCCGTCACCATCGGTCCTCCCGGGGTCCACGAAGGTGAGGAACGTCCCGGCCCGGTGCCACCGATGTCGACGTTCCTGCGCGTACCCGAGGGCAAGACCGTCAAAAACAGGCTCCACCTCGACCTCCGCCCTACCGACAGGAGTCGGGACGAGGAGGTCCGTCGCCTGCTCGACCTGGGGGCCCGACACGTCGACGTCGGCCAGGGCGACGATGTCGGTTGGGTCGTCCTCGCCGACCCGGAGGGCAATGAGTTCTGCGTCCTGGCCCGACGCTGA
- a CDS encoding quaternary amine ABC transporter ATP-binding protein, with product MFQARNVTKVFGLPAGRAREILDEAEDRSRAITAAGGVLAVDDVSFDVAQGELFVIMGLSGSGKSTLIRMVNRLVEPTAGQIYYDGTDIAAMGEAQLRELRNKRLSMVFQHFALFPHRTIRDNAAYGLKTRGVPRHERLERADQALHQVGLGQWGDAYPEELSGGMQQRVGLARALATDPEVLIMDEPFSALDPLNRRAMQEQLLELQSTFRKTILFVTHDLNEAMRLGDRIMVLRGGTVVQLGTGPQIIAQPADEYVHDFVSDVDRSRALTAGSIMTEPWLTATVDDDAASVLEKLDRTPAKGLYILDQDHRVVGVASGEALSRAAADGERDLRRCLDTDYAWVAEGTSLARCCHLTGGDVVPLAVLDADKHLLGVVPKTEMLRAIATQEEGD from the coding sequence ATGTTCCAAGCACGCAACGTGACGAAGGTGTTCGGCCTCCCGGCCGGACGAGCGCGCGAGATCTTGGACGAGGCCGAGGATCGCTCCCGCGCGATCACAGCGGCCGGCGGCGTCCTGGCGGTGGACGACGTGTCGTTCGATGTGGCCCAAGGTGAGCTCTTCGTCATCATGGGGTTGTCGGGATCCGGGAAGTCGACGCTGATCCGCATGGTCAACCGACTGGTGGAGCCGACCGCGGGACAGATCTACTACGACGGAACCGACATCGCCGCCATGGGCGAGGCGCAACTGCGCGAACTGCGCAACAAGCGGCTGAGCATGGTGTTCCAACACTTCGCCCTGTTCCCGCACCGCACCATCCGAGACAACGCCGCGTACGGGCTCAAGACGCGGGGAGTCCCCAGGCACGAACGACTCGAACGAGCCGACCAGGCACTGCACCAGGTGGGACTCGGGCAGTGGGGCGACGCCTATCCCGAGGAACTCAGCGGCGGGATGCAACAGCGCGTCGGACTGGCGCGCGCGCTGGCCACCGACCCCGAAGTGCTGATCATGGACGAGCCGTTCAGCGCCCTCGACCCGCTCAACCGGCGCGCGATGCAGGAACAACTGTTGGAACTGCAGTCCACGTTCCGTAAGACGATCCTGTTCGTCACGCACGACCTCAACGAGGCCATGCGCCTCGGTGACCGGATCATGGTGCTGCGGGGCGGCACGGTGGTCCAGCTCGGCACGGGACCGCAGATCATCGCCCAGCCCGCCGACGAGTACGTGCACGACTTCGTCTCCGACGTCGACCGCTCCCGCGCCCTGACCGCGGGCTCGATCATGACCGAACCGTGGCTGACGGCGACGGTGGACGACGACGCCGCCTCCGTGCTGGAGAAGCTCGACAGAACCCCCGCCAAGGGGCTGTACATCCTCGACCAGGACCACCGGGTGGTGGGGGTCGCCAGCGGGGAGGCCCTGTCCCGCGCGGCGGCGGACGGTGAACGCGACCTGCGGCGCTGCCTCGACACCGACTACGCCTGGGTCGCCGAGGGGACGTCACTGGCCCGGTGTTGCCACCTCACCGGAGGTGACGTCGTCCCGCTGGCGGTGCTCGACGCGGACAAGCACCTGCTCGGGGTCGTCCCCAAAACGGAGATGCTCCGCGCCATCGCGACTCAGGAAGAGGGTGACTGA
- a CDS encoding AraC family transcriptional regulator, whose translation MSSCVEVSLLSLSAADEPLRQHGRLHTDDVGVAQDVVAEVFEPHTLEPLAAKRLDARLNAVQIGEVTLGYLTYGTETRISLPPSGQWYHVNVTLAGSSRIARTDGERGETEGMRGAAVLLPHRTQTIEWAHDAAQFGIKIPRTALETHLSDLTRTQVTGPVDFGLIIDLTSRAGRGLLRCLDFVRREWDEDGVLAQHGGTRRHVEAMIMTNLLMAASGPHQNLLRQEHTTSRPAALKRALDYIHEHAHELPTLTDLTAAAGVSARTLQLQFLRNLGCTPLQYLRDVRLRAARAELLHPRSADVTVTDVATSWGFYNLGRFSSLYRSVYGETPSETLRRAKGG comes from the coding sequence ATGTCGTCTTGCGTGGAGGTCTCGTTGCTGTCCTTATCCGCCGCAGACGAGCCGCTTCGACAACACGGCCGGCTACACACCGACGACGTCGGTGTGGCCCAGGATGTCGTCGCCGAAGTCTTCGAACCACACACACTCGAACCCCTTGCGGCGAAACGTCTCGACGCCCGCCTCAACGCCGTGCAAATCGGTGAGGTGACGCTCGGTTATCTCACCTACGGCACCGAAACGCGGATCTCCCTGCCGCCGAGTGGACAGTGGTATCACGTCAACGTCACCCTCGCGGGCAGTAGCCGAATCGCGCGCACGGACGGCGAACGTGGGGAGACGGAGGGTATGCGCGGTGCGGCCGTACTCCTCCCACATCGCACCCAGACCATCGAATGGGCGCATGACGCCGCACAGTTCGGGATCAAGATCCCTCGTACGGCACTGGAGACACACCTGTCGGACCTCACCCGGACACAGGTCACCGGGCCGGTCGACTTCGGACTCATCATCGACCTGACCTCGCGTGCGGGCAGGGGACTGCTCCGTTGCCTCGACTTCGTCCGCAGGGAGTGGGACGAGGACGGGGTGCTCGCCCAGCATGGCGGGACCCGCCGCCATGTCGAGGCCATGATCATGACGAATCTCCTCATGGCCGCCAGTGGTCCACATCAGAATCTGCTGCGGCAGGAGCACACGACGTCGCGGCCCGCGGCGTTGAAACGGGCGCTCGACTACATCCACGAGCACGCTCACGAACTGCCGACCCTCACCGACCTGACGGCGGCGGCAGGAGTCAGCGCTCGCACGTTGCAGCTCCAGTTCCTGCGGAACCTCGGCTGCACACCGTTGCAGTATCTGCGCGACGTCCGCTTGCGCGCTGCTCGCGCCGAACTGCTCCATCCACGTTCGGCCGACGTGACGGTGACCGATGTCGCCACCTCATGGGGTTTCTACAACCTCGGCCGGTTCTCGTCGCTGTACCGGTCCGTGTACGGCGAAACGCCGTCCGAGACGTTACGTCGGGCCAAGGGAGGCTGA
- a CDS encoding ABC transporter permease, with protein MPTIPVGSAVDTAIQWLTTHAGGLFDAISAVLFFLVNLIYGVLAAPPSLVLVVIFGALAALCVRSVGMTVFAVLAFLLIDSMQLWHQMLQTLSVVVLAALIAIVVGVPVGVLAAKSPKTGLVVRPVLDFMQTLPVFVYLVPAVFFFGIGVVPGIVSTTVFAVPPAVRLTELGIRQVDRETVEAARAFGARPRQVLREVELPLAVPSIMAGVNQVIMLALSMVVVAGLVGAEGLGGVVVEGVTQLNIGAAFEGGIAVVILAVYLDRITSAAGRGRKRRKRTARTVPTRRFGGRRELSPESSDNLVATH; from the coding sequence GTGCCCACCATCCCCGTCGGTTCGGCGGTCGACACCGCCATCCAATGGCTCACCACCCACGCCGGAGGACTGTTCGACGCGATCTCCGCGGTGCTGTTCTTCCTGGTGAACCTGATCTACGGCGTGCTGGCCGCCCCACCGTCCCTCGTCCTCGTCGTCATCTTCGGCGCGCTCGCGGCGTTGTGCGTCCGCAGCGTGGGGATGACGGTCTTCGCCGTCCTCGCGTTCCTCCTCATCGACAGCATGCAACTGTGGCACCAGATGCTGCAGACGCTGTCGGTCGTCGTGCTCGCGGCGTTGATCGCCATCGTCGTCGGGGTGCCCGTCGGCGTCCTCGCCGCCAAGAGTCCGAAGACGGGTCTCGTCGTACGACCGGTCCTCGACTTCATGCAGACGCTGCCCGTCTTCGTCTACCTGGTCCCGGCGGTGTTCTTCTTCGGTATCGGCGTGGTCCCCGGGATCGTGTCGACGACGGTGTTCGCGGTACCACCGGCGGTACGACTGACCGAGCTGGGCATCCGGCAGGTCGACCGGGAGACGGTCGAGGCCGCGCGGGCCTTCGGGGCACGGCCGAGGCAGGTACTCCGGGAGGTCGAACTCCCGCTGGCGGTCCCGTCCATCATGGCGGGCGTCAACCAGGTGATCATGCTCGCGCTGTCGATGGTCGTGGTCGCCGGTCTCGTGGGCGCCGAGGGACTCGGCGGCGTCGTCGTCGAGGGCGTGACTCAGCTGAACATCGGCGCGGCCTTCGAAGGCGGCATCGCCGTGGTCATCCTGGCCGTCTATCTCGACCGCATCACCAGTGCCGCCGGTCGAGGCCGAAAGCGGAGGAAACGCACCGCCCGCACCGTCCCGACCCGTCGCTTCGGTGGTCGACGGGAGCTTTCCCCGGAATCGTCCGACAACCTCGTCGCAACGCACTGA